In Deferribacter desulfuricans SSM1, the following are encoded in one genomic region:
- a CDS encoding KamA family radical SAM protein translates to MDYGDALTKELFDKIFSGEKKEVYNFLRDEINELYQKAKSEELTAPIVELFRKLLLLNEKDGISAESFGFNREELLELADKHKNIDEHGVTVGGRVLKAIPIVEEANKRVEEYLAKKDIEAPSGIELWDKIVENKKRIMETLGMTDKDWNSYTGQLKFAIEDVETLSKIIDLPEKAITDVLRVTKHYRMRLTPYYASLIMPGNINDPVLLQSVPTGEMVDNVGVEIPPVAADHSPARLIDQFYPRVVTIKSTNMCAMYCTHCLRIAHIGKKDRIYNKKAYLEALEYIKNNKNIRDVLVTGGDAFVLPNSLIRWILEELDKIDHVKMKRLGTRIPVTTPQRVDQELLDILEESNDKKPLRVVTQINTAQEITPISKEVFKQISKRVSAVLNQAVLLRGINDSKVKMWKLCETIQEAYVRPYYVFNCSYRNPQFAHMRVPVQVGQDIIEGMYGNISGDAIPRYIATAGGKIPLHRTNVVEFAEDGNIILRKPWSGEIVKYPDADPETYKNDKQFAFRKYYD, encoded by the coding sequence ATGGATTATGGAGATGCTTTAACAAAAGAGTTGTTTGACAAAATATTTAGTGGTGAAAAAAAAGAGGTTTATAACTTTTTAAGAGATGAGATTAATGAGTTATATCAAAAAGCGAAAAGTGAAGAACTCACAGCACCAATAGTAGAGCTTTTTAGAAAGCTTCTTTTGTTAAATGAAAAAGATGGGATTAGCGCAGAGTCTTTTGGCTTTAATAGGGAAGAGTTATTAGAGCTTGCTGATAAACATAAAAATATAGATGAGCATGGTGTGACAGTAGGCGGTAGAGTTTTAAAAGCTATTCCAATTGTTGAGGAAGCAAATAAGAGGGTTGAAGAATATCTTGCTAAAAAAGATATTGAAGCGCCAAGTGGAATAGAATTATGGGATAAAATTGTTGAAAATAAGAAAAGGATTATGGAAACACTTGGTATGACAGATAAAGATTGGAACAGCTACACAGGTCAGTTAAAATTTGCCATAGAGGATGTGGAAACGCTTTCTAAAATAATTGATTTACCTGAAAAGGCTATAACTGATGTATTGAGAGTTACAAAGCATTATAGAATGAGACTTACACCATATTATGCAAGTTTGATAATGCCTGGAAATATCAATGACCCGGTATTGCTCCAATCAGTACCTACCGGAGAGATGGTAGATAATGTGGGTGTAGAGATTCCACCTGTAGCTGCTGACCATTCTCCAGCAAGATTGATAGATCAGTTTTACCCAAGAGTAGTTACGATCAAATCTACAAATATGTGTGCGATGTATTGCACTCACTGCTTAAGAATTGCTCATATTGGCAAAAAAGACAGAATTTATAACAAAAAAGCATATTTGGAAGCTTTAGAATATATTAAAAATAATAAAAACATCAGAGATGTACTTGTAACTGGTGGTGATGCATTTGTATTGCCTAACTCTTTGATTAGATGGATATTGGAAGAGCTGGATAAAATTGATCATGTAAAGATGAAAAGATTGGGGACAAGGATACCAGTTACAACACCACAGAGGGTTGATCAAGAGCTTTTAGATATTTTAGAAGAAAGTAACGATAAAAAACCATTGCGCGTTGTTACTCAGATAAATACAGCTCAGGAAATAACACCTATATCCAAAGAGGTATTTAAACAGATTTCCAAGAGAGTTTCAGCAGTTTTAAATCAAGCAGTTCTATTAAGAGGGATAAATGACTCAAAGGTAAAAATGTGGAAGCTTTGCGAAACAATACAGGAAGCTTATGTAAGACCATATTACGTGTTTAACTGCAGTTATAGAAATCCACAATTTGCCCATATGAGAGTGCCTGTGCAGGTTGGGCAGGATATTATAGAAGGGATGTATGGAAATATCTCAGGAGATGCCATCCCAAGGTATATTGCTACAGCAGGTGGTAAAATACCATTGCATAGAACAAATGTTGTAGAGTTTGCTGAGGATGGAAATATTATTTTGAGAAAGCCATGGAGTGGTGAGATTGTAAAATATCCAGATGCAGATCCTGAAACATATAAAAATGACAAACAGTTCGCTTTTAGGAAATACTATGATTAA
- a CDS encoding ATP-grasp domain-containing protein, protein MEHILFTNFDYNPDKYYFVYVGELKSYGINTFFAEALSKLKPEREVEFFAIVPDVFEQYDYENIIVINPIVEAYQKKSTNKRKISSRITSREFYTAVSHNEYVHNMIHKILENQEELYVYMFESSPYLTLIEHEKVKLIGPDPFLVEKFNNKIFQYTLLKNEIPVVEHKICNSFTQLVDETESLRDKWVDGIFVTLEYSAGGANSIISYTKRELYEKFKGFDTNYLISRYIPHKYDPTVLGVVGNENDVYIAGVADQRIVDGTKFTGSTYPSILPEKVQDQLYDYTKKIGRILGKYGYRGIFGCDYIVDDDENVFFVEINARKQGTTLEFCCTLENCLPEGSPNLPELELHAVLYEKFPENVIEKRDCNEIHWGTYNFKVPTNTVTDGYIPQFKDEREIFRKVAKGKLKKDYVVMEHIGNDFIITTGTFLARIVSVATTREEMLEGIEFGKKLVENTIFIL, encoded by the coding sequence ATGGAGCATATATTATTTACTAATTTTGACTACAATCCAGATAAGTATTATTTTGTTTATGTGGGTGAGCTAAAATCTTATGGTATAAATACTTTCTTTGCAGAAGCTCTCTCTAAATTAAAACCTGAAAGGGAAGTGGAGTTTTTTGCCATTGTTCCAGATGTTTTTGAGCAGTACGATTATGAAAATATAATTGTAATAAATCCAATAGTTGAAGCTTATCAAAAGAAATCCACTAACAAGAGAAAGATAAGCTCAAGAATTACTTCAAGGGAGTTTTATACTGCTGTTTCCCACAATGAGTATGTGCACAATATGATACATAAGATATTAGAAAATCAGGAAGAGCTTTATGTGTATATGTTTGAAAGCTCTCCTTATTTGACTTTAATAGAGCACGAAAAAGTAAAACTAATAGGACCAGATCCATTTTTGGTTGAAAAGTTTAATAATAAAATATTTCAATATACTCTTTTGAAAAATGAAATCCCAGTTGTAGAGCATAAAATTTGCAACAGCTTTACTCAACTGGTAGATGAAACGGAAAGTCTAAGGGATAAATGGGTTGATGGTATCTTTGTGACTTTAGAATATAGTGCAGGTGGTGCAAACAGTATAATTTCTTACACAAAAAGGGAACTTTATGAAAAATTTAAAGGGTTTGATACCAATTATCTTATTTCGAGATATATCCCTCATAAATACGACCCCACTGTTTTAGGGGTAGTGGGAAATGAAAATGATGTATACATTGCTGGAGTGGCAGATCAAAGAATAGTTGATGGTACAAAGTTTACAGGTTCAACTTACCCATCCATATTACCAGAAAAGGTTCAAGATCAACTTTATGATTATACAAAAAAAATAGGTAGAATTTTAGGAAAATATGGTTACAGAGGTATTTTTGGTTGTGATTACATTGTAGACGATGATGAAAATGTATTTTTTGTGGAAATAAATGCAAGAAAACAGGGAACAACATTGGAGTTTTGTTGTACACTTGAAAACTGTTTGCCTGAAGGTAGCCCAAACCTACCAGAATTGGAATTACATGCAGTATTATATGAGAAATTCCCTGAAAATGTTATTGAAAAACGTGATTGCAACGAGATTCATTGGGGTACTTATAATTTTAAAGTCCCAACAAATACGGTAACTGATGGTTATATCCCTCAATTTAAAGATGAAAGGGAAATTTTTAGAAAAGTGGCAAAAGGGAAGTTAAAAAAAGACTATGTGGTGATGGAGCATATTGGTAACGATTTTATTATTACTACAGGTACTTTTTTGGCCAGAATTGTTTCAGTGGCAACGACAAGAGAAGAGATGCTTGAGGGTATAGAGTTTGGTAAAAAACTAGTAGAAAATACAATTTTTATACTTTAG